A region from the Halomarina litorea genome encodes:
- the artA gene encoding archaeosortase A, with translation MLGTVLGVLEWAHQFSDPLAWLVVAAFLLAAALDVAGRDPEARYTAVAGWVLFAAFWLSLIHYYAITSKSIVEGIGSLVAVPGSLYAGYLLARGRDSLLVLSRAVGGMALVFLTFESITPVRNFLIEEVTRQTEFAMGLVGQTAPEDFRVVSGSVVDRPDLRSTFLFMEGDHRITYTIRIACTGLGSIAIFAGAIAAVRAPVHRKVRALAVSVPVIYVLNIVRNTFIGLSFGQQRLQLFPGQVMTMFASNDPYMVSYFIADRILAQVLSVVALVGITWLVVRELPEITTILEDALFMLTGTEYDLQAAIAGSGSGSTEE, from the coding sequence ATGCTCGGGACCGTACTGGGCGTGCTGGAGTGGGCACACCAGTTCTCGGACCCCCTCGCGTGGCTCGTCGTCGCGGCGTTCCTCCTCGCGGCGGCCCTCGACGTGGCCGGCCGCGACCCGGAGGCGCGCTACACGGCCGTCGCCGGGTGGGTCCTGTTCGCCGCCTTCTGGCTTTCGCTGATTCACTACTACGCCATCACCTCGAAGAGCATCGTCGAGGGAATCGGCAGTCTCGTCGCCGTCCCCGGGAGCCTCTATGCGGGCTACCTCCTCGCGCGCGGCCGCGACTCGTTGCTCGTCCTCTCGCGTGCGGTGGGCGGGATGGCGCTCGTCTTCCTCACCTTCGAGTCCATCACGCCGGTCAGGAACTTCCTTATCGAGGAGGTCACCCGCCAGACGGAGTTCGCGATGGGGCTGGTCGGCCAGACCGCCCCCGAGGACTTCCGGGTGGTCAGCGGGTCCGTCGTCGACCGCCCCGACCTCCGGAGCACGTTCCTGTTCATGGAGGGGGACCACCGCATCACCTACACCATCCGCATCGCCTGTACGGGACTGGGGAGCATCGCCATCTTCGCGGGTGCCATCGCGGCCGTGCGCGCGCCGGTCCACCGCAAGGTGCGAGCGCTCGCCGTCTCCGTCCCCGTCATCTACGTGCTGAACATCGTCCGGAACACCTTCATCGGCCTCTCGTTCGGCCAGCAACGCCTCCAGTTGTTCCCCGGGCAGGTGATGACGATGTTCGCCTCGAACGACCCCTACATGGTGTCGTACTTCATCGCGGACCGCATCCTCGCACAGGTGCTCTCGGTCGTCGCCCTCGTCGGTATCACGTGGCTCGTGGTCCGCGAACTCCCCGAGATTACGACCATCCTCGAAGACGCCCTGTTCATGCTCACGGGCACCGAGTACGACCTGCAGGCGGCCATCGCCGGGTCGGGGTCGGGGTCGACAGAAGAGTAG
- the dph5 gene encoding diphthine synthase yields the protein MLTFVGLGLYDERSITIEGRDALRACDRAFAEFYTSRLMGTTVEDLEAYHDVDVEVRDRAGVERDPEPILAAAESEDVVFLTAGDTMISTTHVDLRMRAEERGIETRVVHGTTAGAAAAAITGLQNYRFGKATTLPFPYAHGGDGVPKSVVDTVEANRERGLHTLVYLDIKVDHNPGKERATGDDEREREAFMRADYAADLLATHWDADALAVAVCRAGSPDPLVVADRLGALADREFGDPLHLLVVPGDLHLLEADAMRALGGAPEDVVEERTV from the coding sequence ATGCTCACCTTCGTCGGCCTCGGTCTCTACGACGAACGCTCCATCACCATCGAGGGCCGCGACGCCCTGCGCGCGTGCGACCGCGCCTTCGCGGAGTTCTACACCTCGCGGCTGATGGGCACCACCGTCGAGGACCTCGAAGCGTACCACGACGTCGACGTCGAGGTCAGAGACCGTGCGGGGGTCGAACGCGACCCCGAACCGATACTCGCGGCCGCGGAATCCGAGGACGTGGTCTTTCTCACCGCCGGGGACACGATGATTTCCACCACCCACGTCGACCTGCGGATGCGCGCCGAGGAGCGGGGCATCGAGACGCGCGTCGTCCACGGGACGACCGCCGGGGCCGCCGCCGCCGCCATCACCGGCCTCCAGAACTACCGCTTCGGGAAGGCCACCACCCTGCCGTTCCCCTACGCCCACGGCGGCGACGGCGTCCCGAAGAGCGTCGTCGACACCGTCGAGGCCAACCGGGAGCGCGGCCTCCACACGCTCGTCTACCTCGACATCAAGGTCGACCACAACCCGGGGAAAGAACGGGCGACCGGCGACGACGAGCGCGAACGGGAGGCGTTCATGCGCGCAGACTACGCCGCCGACCTCCTCGCGACCCACTGGGACGCCGACGCACTCGCCGTCGCCGTCTGTCGGGCCGGGTCGCCGGACCCCCTCGTCGTCGCCGATCGACTCGGCGCGCTCGCGGACCGGGAGTTCGGCGACCCCCTCCACCTGCTCGTGGTCCCGGGCGACCTGCACCTGCTGGAAGCCGACGCGATGCGCGCGCTGGGCGGCGCTCCCGAGGACGTGGTCGAGGAACGGACCGTCTGA
- a CDS encoding class I SAM-dependent methyltransferase — MEVPCVRVRPQDGERTRAALADRGLVHDGYEITVEGGWLYVPVSDAEGVGAEYDVTTHDLPVREGQTLPADLLGFEPSYERIGTIAIVDEDDEDRARAIADAIVESDLPLDSVVNRASKVKGELRVRDWEVLAGGTETIHREYGFEYALDLATVYFSPRLATERHRVTEQTEAGENALDLFAGVGPFVIPFAARGAEAVGVDLNPAAVTFMRENAERNGVAERVTAIEGDVRELSGYDDWADRLVMNLPHSADAFLETAVRLAGDDCTLHYYDIQSDDDPFGPGEAAIRAAAEPEYDVTVENRHVVRSYAPHEENVCLDVRLTR; from the coding sequence ATGGAAGTCCCGTGCGTCCGCGTCCGCCCGCAGGACGGCGAGCGGACCCGAGCGGCCCTCGCCGACCGCGGTCTCGTTCACGACGGCTACGAGATAACCGTCGAGGGCGGCTGGCTCTACGTCCCCGTCTCGGACGCGGAGGGGGTCGGCGCGGAGTACGACGTGACGACCCACGACCTGCCCGTCCGCGAGGGCCAGACGCTCCCCGCCGACCTCCTCGGGTTCGAACCCTCCTACGAGCGCATCGGGACCATCGCCATCGTCGACGAGGACGACGAGGACCGGGCGCGAGCCATCGCGGACGCCATCGTCGAGAGCGACCTGCCCCTCGACAGCGTCGTCAACCGCGCCTCGAAGGTGAAAGGTGAGTTGCGGGTGCGCGACTGGGAGGTGCTCGCCGGTGGCACCGAGACGATCCACCGCGAGTACGGCTTCGAGTACGCACTCGACCTCGCCACCGTCTACTTCTCTCCCCGTCTCGCCACCGAACGCCACCGGGTGACCGAACAGACCGAGGCGGGCGAGAACGCCCTCGACCTGTTCGCGGGCGTCGGGCCGTTCGTGATTCCGTTCGCCGCCCGCGGTGCCGAGGCGGTCGGCGTCGACCTCAATCCGGCCGCCGTCACCTTCATGCGCGAGAACGCCGAGCGAAACGGCGTCGCGGAGCGCGTCACCGCAATCGAGGGCGACGTGCGCGAACTCTCGGGGTACGACGACTGGGCCGACCGCCTCGTGATGAACCTCCCGCACAGCGCCGACGCGTTCCTCGAGACGGCGGTGCGACTCGCGGGCGACGACTGCACGCTCCACTACTACGACATCCAGTCTGACGATGACCCCTTCGGCCCCGGTGAAGCGGCCATCCGCGCCGCCGCGGAACCCGAGTACGACGTGACCGTCGAGAACCGACACGTGGTGCGTTCCTACGCCCCACACGAGGAGAACGTCTGTCTGGACGTGCGGTTGACGAGGTAA